From the Globicephala melas chromosome 8, mGloMel1.2, whole genome shotgun sequence genome, the window CGCCGCTGGCTGGCCGTGTGCGGCATCATCCTGGTGGTAAGGCCTGTGGCCTCCTGCAtgcccctgccctccccgccGCGGGCGCCCTccaccctcctctgcccccagttTCTCTTGGCAGAGCTGAACACCTTCTACCTGAAGTTTGTGCTGTGGATGCCCCCCGAGCACTACCTGGTCCTCCTGCGGCTAGTCTTCTTTGTCAACGTGGGCGGCGTGGCCATGCGGGAGATCTACGACTTCATGGACGACCCGTGAGGGccagggtggggcctgggccGTGGAgggggggggcgcgggggcggggcgctCTCGAGCCTCACCCCTGCACCCGCCTCCCTCTGCAGGAAGCTCCACAAGAAGCTGGGCCAGCAGGCCTGGCTGGTGGCGGCCATCACCGTCACGGAGCTGCTCATCGTGGTGAAGTACGACCCGCACACGCTCACGCTGTCCCTGCCCTTCTACATCGCCCAGTGCTGGACGCTCGGCTCCGTGCtcgccctcacctggaccgtctGGCGCTTCTTCCTGCGGTGAGCGCCGTGGCCCCGGTggtcctgcctccccaccccaggctctgAGCTCCCCTGCGGGGCAGTGTCCAGGGACCTCCGTGGGCCAGCCAGTGGTGACGCAGCCCCCGCTGTCCCCAGGGACATCACCCTGAGGTACAAGGAGACACGGCGGCAGAAGCAGCAGGGCAGGGACGACCAGGGCAGGGCGGACGGCAGCGTGGACGGGCGCCCACCAGGGCCCGACGACCCCTCGGGGCCCGAGGAGGCCGAGAGGGAGGGGGTGCCAGCACCGCACTGACGCTGTGGCTGGGCCTGCAGAGCCCAGGCCCGGCGCCCTCCGCCCTCTGCGGTTCCCGCCAGGAGCCCTCCAGCAGGCCTCAGCCCTCAAGGTTCTATCTCCCTTTTCTCCCGCGTGCACGGTGGGGTGgggcgcgcgcgtgtgtgtggtgtgtgcacacgtgtgggtgcgtgtgtgtgtgcacgtgtgctcCTGAGGCCCTGGGGCTCGCCCTGGGCCGGCTGGTCCCCCTTCTGTGCAGTCAGCCCGCCGCCTTGGCCACCCCGAGCCTTGGTGCCCAGACGGCCCAGCCCAGGCAGCAGCGTCTCGGTGCCCCTCTCCGCTCCCTGGGCCCCGCCGGTCCCCCACGACCTTCTGGCGGCACGTGTGAAGGACAGTCGTCCAGGGACGCCCTGGCGTGGCTGGGAAAGGGCAGATCCGCTTCCTCGGGAGCTTCCATCTGACCCTCCAACCTGGAGGTGCGTGCACAGGGCTGCCCGCACATCGACTCAGAGACTCCAAGGCCTGGTGCCCGCCGTCAGGAGGGTGGGTCGTGAGGGAGGGTCTCTGTGGCCCAGGGTTGAGGTCACCCCCACGAGCAAACAGAACAAATAAAAGCCACGGTGACGGCCTGCAGCTCCGCAGCTCCTCGCTGCCCCtcgcccctgccccaccctgtgCCGCCCAGAGGGCAGCTGGGAGCCACTTGGGCTGGACACCTATCCTGGCAGACGACCAGAGGGCACGAGGGTCGCCGGCCCCCCGGCGCCTCCTGCTGCATCCGCCCCTCGGGCCGGTCCCAGGGAGCTAGTTCTGGGCGGGGTGTGGGTGACGGCACACTGTCTTCAGGCTTCACACGCACCGGCGAAGGGAAGCGCCCTGATTTCCGAGCAAGGGTGACACTCCCGACCTTCCCAAGGGCAGGGCCTCTCAGAGCGCCAGGGCCTTGGTGGTGGACTTGTTTCCTTAGTTTATTTTCCCGCAACTATTTCTAGGGAGAATTTCAAACCTAGGGCGGCGGTTGTGAGGACGGACAGCGGCGTGCctgtgcccccaccccaccctctgctctTGCGTTGTGCTGTTGAGCTGAGTTTCTCAGCCTCTGGCTTCCGTGGGCTTCCTCACGTCAGGGGTGTGACCCGGGGCCTCAGTGTGCCCCACCCCACCTGCTGCTGTCCGAGTGTCACCTTTGATCTGGGTTTAGGGCCGACGCCTGTCCCAACACTGCGGAGACACCAAGCGTCCTGTCTGCCCACCTCCACCCGGGGTTCTCGGCGTCACAGGGTTCAGTCGCTCTGGTCCCAGATTACCTCATTCCTGTGGCCTGTGCTCTCCCTGCAGGGCTGGAGGCCCGTGTTGCTCACTGGTCCCAGGCGTGGCCCCCAGGAGCGGTTTCTGGCCCACGGTGGGTGCGGGTTCCCCTGGAGCGTCTCCCGGGTCCACCCAGTCCTCCACAAATCCTGCTCTCTTCTGGGGGCCCTGGGTACCTTCAGGGCTTCGTCGTGATGGCAGGAAGTTACTGCCCAGGCGCCGACCCTCTGAAAGCTGCCCAGTGTCACACCTTGATCGTGCTGCTCAGGACAGGTCACCCCTACGCTGTCCGCCCACGGCCAGACGAGGCCAGTGAGACGGAGCAGACCCTGCCCTTACGTCCACAGGGCTCCAGCCTCCACCAGGAGAGCACTCGGGAGCCAGCCGTCGGCAGGCTCGGCCAGGCCCTGGGAGCAGCTCCCAGCCGGGCTTTCCGGCCCACACACAGGAGGTCCGAGCACGCTGCCAGCCAATGACCAACGCTGCTGGCCAAGGTGAGCCAGGCCCCGAGGCCAGGGGCCACGTTCTGGTGCCCCTTAGTGCAGGCGGGATGCCGTCCTCACAGACCCGAGGCAGGGAAGGCCTGTAGGACGGGGTGGCCTACGAGGCCGCAAGGAGCAGGACCCCGCCAGCACCTGGGGAGCTCAGACCGGACCCCCACGGAGGACCCCGCTGGGCGCAGCCGCCACCAGGCCCGGACCCCCGACTTGACTTGCCTAAGGCTGCTACGTCTGTGGTGCTCACGAAAACATCACCCCCTTGACACCAGAGCCTCGTGGGGACCACGAGAACAGACAAAGACCCCTCCTGCCAGAAAAGCGTTTTAATAAAGTGCCTAAAATGCTCTCCCAAAAATAAGCTGATTTAAGCTCTTCTCTCGGTTAAAGCCAGGACTCCTCGTGGGAGGAGGGCCGTCTGGGGAGGGGCGTCAGAAGATGATCCGCAGGCCGGGCTTGCTCCCCTCCAGGGCCCGCAGGCGCTCCTCCACCACCTCCGTCCAGTAGATGTCGTAcaggctgcagggagggagggggtgaggtAGCAGcaacaccccccaccccgccccgtgtGCCTCGCCTGTCCCCCGCACCCCAGGGCCACTCACACCAGCTGCTCCAGGGCGCAGCCGGGCTGCTCCAGGCTGCCCAGCAGCTGCAGGACGCCGGCGTCACCCAGGCCGTTGTTGCTCAGGTCCAGCTCGCGCAGGCTGCGATTGGTCAGCAGGAGCGAGGCCAGGCCTCCACAGGCGCCGTCTGTCACGTCACAGTCCCCCAGCCTGGGCGGAGGGCAGGGCCGAGGTCAGGTGGAGGGTGCGCCCCCAGGTGGCTGTGCAACCAGGGCCCAGGCCCTGATCATGGAGCGCGAGGGGGCGGGTTTGAGTCTTAGCTGTCCCCACCCTCAGCCCGGGCGGACGGGGCGCCCCCCGAGCAGGCTCACCAGAGCACCCTCAGTGTGGCGCCGggctggcacagggcctggcacagggctTGGACGCCCGAGTCGCCCAGCTGGTTGTTGCTCAGCTGCAGCTCCAGGAGACGCTTGTTCTGGGTCAGCATCGAGCCGAAGTGGTGGCAGCAGGCGGCCGTGAGGCTGCAGGACTTCACCCTGCGGGCGGCAGACGGGGACTGGGGCCACCGTGGCCCACGCCACTGGGGTGCCCCGGGAGGGCCCTGGGGATCTGAGCGCCagcgccccgcccccgccaccgAGTCTCTGCCTGTCTTCAGTGGCTCCACCTCGGCGcacaccccccccgccccccgaggGCACCTGCACCTCGCCAGCCCCCGGCGCTGGCCCCCCCGGGCCACCCAGGATCCTCTGCATGGGCCCTCCCATCCCCTGGTGCCACGCGGCCCCCTCACCACAGGGACTCCAGCTGGCAGCCCGGCTGCAGCAGGCTGTCGCACAGCAGCCGGGCGCTCTCGTCACCCAGACTGTTGCCTGCCAGACTCAGCTCCTTCAGGGTCTCCTTGGCCTGGAGGATGCGGCAGAGGTCTCTGCAGCCACTGGCGGTGATGTCACACTCCCAGAGCCTACAGAGGTGAGTCCCCCGTCAGCACAGAGAGGCTCCCAACGCGTCCTGCCACCCCCAAGTTTTTGTCTGCCCAGCCGGAGGCCAGCTCACCAGAGGGTcttgagctgggagccggggctcAGCAGCCCAGGGCACAGCTCCGCGATGCCTGCATCGCCCAGCGGGTTGCTGCCCAGGTCCAGCTCGTTCAGCGAGGCCTGGGAGGCCACGATCCCACACAGGTCCTTACAGTTGGCCGGCGTGAGGCCGCAGTTCTCCAGCCTGGGGGCACGAGAGGCGCTAGGAGCTGgggcgcccccccccccagcccccgccctgccccccagccccagcccggaGCTTACTTGAGTGCCTCCAACTGGCAGGCGGAGTCCGCCAGGCCCCGGCACAGCTCCCGGATGCCAGCCTCGCCCAGGTCATTATTGCTCACCATGAGCTCCTTCAGGTCCCGTGTGGCCCTGAGCACCGCGGCCAGGGGCTCACAGGCCGCGGCCGTCAGGTTGCAGTACTCCAGCCTGGGGGCGGGCGGGCAGTCAGCCCCTCGGCCGCAGGAATGCGGCTTGGCCCAGGGGGCACCGGTCTGGGTCTCCTTTCCCACCCCAGCCGTGAGGCCTGCGGAGACCGGACGGCTGCCTGGCGGTGACAGCACGGCAGTGGCCGAGGGGCCATCTCCCTGGGTGGCGGGTGCCCAGAGACCCAGGAGAAAGACACCCAGCCCGAGCTGGGGCTTTCCGGCTTGGCTTCCTCCCTCTGTGGCTGACCCCGTCTGTGTGCTCACTCGGGGTCACAGGCCAGCTGCCAGCTGCTTTCAGAGGCCACAACCCCAGCCTCAGGGAAGAGCCCCTCCTCGAAGCTCCCTGCAGCCgatgagctggggagggggcttgcCCAGGGCAGACAGCCGAAACCCAGGGGACGGGTGGGTGCGGGCACCTCAGGGCCCCGGGTGGGGTGCACActcactgcagcttctccagGTGGCACTGCGGGTCCAGGAGCCCCTCGCAGAGCAGCTGCAGGCCGGCGTCACCCAGCGGGTTGTCGCTGAGGTTCAGCTCCCGCAGGGTGGACAGGGAGCGCAGCACGCCGGGCAGGACCCCGCAGCCGGCCTCCGTCAGGcagcagttctggaggctggacacaCGTGGCCGTCAGCGGGCCCCACGAGCCGGCTGCGGCTCCCACGCAAGACGAGCCACCCTCCATCTGCCGGAGCCCAAGCAAGGCGGACACAGAACTGCCGCCACCACACACATCCCCACGGGGGAGGCCAGGCAGCCGGCCTTGCAGGAGGAGATGCGGGGTGGGGGCCGCGAGAGAGGGCTCAGGTGTGCCTCAGGGCCCAGAGCCCAGGAGTGACCGGCATGGCTCACCTGAGCTTCTGGATCTTGCAGGTGGGGCTCTGCAGGCCCTGGAGCACCAGGTGCACGCCGCCGTCGCCCAGCTCATTGGTGCGGAGGCTGAGCTCCGTCAGGGAGGGGTTGGCCCGGAGCGCGGAACCGATGTCCTTGCACCGCACCTCCGTGAGGCCACAGTCGTCCAG encodes:
- the RNH1 gene encoding ribonuclease inhibitor isoform X4 — translated: MKLDIQCEQLSDARWTELLPLIQQYEVVRLDDCGLTEVRCKDIGSALRANPSLTELSLRTNELGDGGVHLVLQGLQSPTCKIQKLSLQNCCLTEAGCGVLPGVLRSLSTLRELNLSDNPLGDAGLQLLCEGLLDPQCHLEKLQLEYCNLTAAACEPLAAVLRATRDLKELMVSNNDLGEAGIRELCRGLADSACQLEALKLENCGLTPANCKDLCGIVASQASLNELDLGSNPLGDAGIAELCPGLLSPGSQLKTLWLWECDITASGCRDLCRILQAKETLKELSLAGNSLGDESARLLCDSLLQPGCQLESLWVKSCSLTAACCHHFGSMLTQNKRLLELQLSNNQLGDSGVQALCQALCQPGATLRVLWLGDCDVTDGACGGLASLLLTNRSLRELDLSNNGLGDAGVLQLLGSLEQPGCALEQLVLYDIYWTEVVEERLRALEGSKPGLRIIF
- the RNH1 gene encoding ribonuclease inhibitor isoform X2, giving the protein MRSLGRAWRAAAAAGCSARTPARPCLPPPPAPRRATSPSSAVRGSLCPGALSHFCFWRLTWIKVLKKGNKAGGNTSPPTMKLDIQCEQLSDARWTELLPLIQQYEVVRLDDCGLTEVRCKDIGSALRANPSLTELSLRTNELGDGGVHLVLQGLQSPTCKIQKLSLQNCCLTEAGCGVLPGVLRSLSTLRELNLSDNPLGDAGLQLLCEGLLDPQCHLEKLQLEYCNLTAAACEPLAAVLRATRDLKELMVSNNDLGEAGIRELCRGLADSACQLEALKLENCGLTPANCKDLCGIVASQASLNELDLGSNPLGDAGIAELCPGLLSPGSQLKTLWLWECDITASGCRDLCRILQAKETLKELSLAGNSLGDESARLLCDSLLQPGCQLESLWVKSCSLTAACCHHFGSMLTQNKRLLELQLSNNQLGDSGVQALCQALCQPGATLRVLWLGDCDVTDGACGGLASLLLTNRSLRELDLSNNGLGDAGVLQLLGSLEQPGCALEQLVLYDIYWTEVVEERLRALEGSKPGLRIIF
- the RNH1 gene encoding ribonuclease inhibitor isoform X3, with translation MRSLGRAWRAAAAAGCSARTPARPCLPPPPAPRRGNTSPPTMKLDIQCEQLSDARWTELLPLIQQYEVVRLDDCGLTEVRCKDIGSALRANPSLTELSLRTNELGDGGVHLVLQGLQSPTCKIQKLSLQNCCLTEAGCGVLPGVLRSLSTLRELNLSDNPLGDAGLQLLCEGLLDPQCHLEKLQLEYCNLTAAACEPLAAVLRATRDLKELMVSNNDLGEAGIRELCRGLADSACQLEALKLENCGLTPANCKDLCGIVASQASLNELDLGSNPLGDAGIAELCPGLLSPGSQLKTLWLWECDITASGCRDLCRILQAKETLKELSLAGNSLGDESARLLCDSLLQPGCQLESLWVKSCSLTAACCHHFGSMLTQNKRLLELQLSNNQLGDSGVQALCQALCQPGATLRVLWLGDCDVTDGACGGLASLLLTNRSLRELDLSNNGLGDAGVLQLLGSLEQPGCALEQLVLYDIYWTEVVEERLRALEGSKPGLRIIF
- the RNH1 gene encoding ribonuclease inhibitor isoform X5, with amino-acid sequence MEGCRAGPSQGLGSSSRGSVGEGDLARGSGPARPPLSKAPPQDVTPPPARAEDAALLSGLRWRPKSHVPQLCGPWQSLPGSPLPFLLLEADVDKGNTSPPTMKLDIQCEQLSDARWTELLPLIQQYEVVRLDDCGLTEVRCKDIGSALRANPSLTELSLRTNELGDGGVHLVLQGLQSPTCKIQKLSLQNCCLTEAGCGVLPGVLRSLSTLRELNLSDNPLGDAGLQLLCEGLLDPQCHLEKLQLEYCNLTAAACEPLAAVLRATRDLKELMVSNNDLGEAGIRELCRGLADSACQLEALKLENCGLTPANCKDLCGIVASQASLNELDLGSNPLGDAGIAELCPGLLSPGSQLKTLWLWECDITASGCRDLCRILQAKETLKELSLAGNSLGDESARLLCDSLLQPGCQLESLWVKSCSLTAACCHHFGSMLTQNKRLLELQLSNNQLGDSGVQALCQALCQPGATLRVLWLGDCDVTDGACGGLASLLLTNRSLRELDLSNNGLGDAGVLQLLGSLEQPGCALEQLVLYDIYWTEVVEERLRALEGSKPGLRIIF
- the RNH1 gene encoding ribonuclease inhibitor isoform X1; amino-acid sequence: MASRRGCLLNFLLLLTESPLPAPLPGTPQLTAAAGFLSCWPPFRATVGTRPGLWLLICSGAVCGPATSPSSAVRGSLCPGALSHFCFWRLTWIKVLKKGNKAGGNTSPPTMKLDIQCEQLSDARWTELLPLIQQYEVVRLDDCGLTEVRCKDIGSALRANPSLTELSLRTNELGDGGVHLVLQGLQSPTCKIQKLSLQNCCLTEAGCGVLPGVLRSLSTLRELNLSDNPLGDAGLQLLCEGLLDPQCHLEKLQLEYCNLTAAACEPLAAVLRATRDLKELMVSNNDLGEAGIRELCRGLADSACQLEALKLENCGLTPANCKDLCGIVASQASLNELDLGSNPLGDAGIAELCPGLLSPGSQLKTLWLWECDITASGCRDLCRILQAKETLKELSLAGNSLGDESARLLCDSLLQPGCQLESLWVKSCSLTAACCHHFGSMLTQNKRLLELQLSNNQLGDSGVQALCQALCQPGATLRVLWLGDCDVTDGACGGLASLLLTNRSLRELDLSNNGLGDAGVLQLLGSLEQPGCALEQLVLYDIYWTEVVEERLRALEGSKPGLRIIF
- the PTDSS2 gene encoding phosphatidylserine synthase 2 isoform X3, with product MIRDWWMCTIVSVMFEFLEYSLEHQLPNFSECWWDHWIMDVLVCNGLGIYCGMKTLEWLSLKTYKWQGLWNIPTYKGKMKRIVFQFTPYSWVRFEWKPASSLRRWLAVCGIILVFLLAELNTFYLKFVLWMPPEHYLVLLRLVFFVNVGGVAMREIYDFMDDPKLHKKLGQQAWLVAAITVTELLIVVKYDPHTLTLSLPFYIAQCWTLGSVLALTWTVWRFFLRDITLRYKETRRQKQQGRDDQGRADGSVDGRPPGPDDPSGPEEAEREGVPAPH